A window of the Lactuca sativa cultivar Salinas chromosome 5, Lsat_Salinas_v11, whole genome shotgun sequence genome harbors these coding sequences:
- the LOC128134098 gene encoding uncharacterized protein LOC128134098 has translation MPKYAKFLKEILTNRRKIEEVKKVVLNENCSTTMLNKLPKKKGDPGSLTLPCQFGNLATIHALADSGASVKLMTYSFFKKLDLPEPRPIRMAIHLANKKVTFPRGICDDLLVKVDKFVFPADFIILDMQVDPQVPIILGRPFLNTASAIVDMRDSKLTLWVGDDSVTFGVDQAMKYARNSYDMAFTIDMLDKLMEKCKSEYPNKSTIFDEEFDAEKDLMEIERLLEEAEFEELMKQSDRSTRRVVPIYSPSPSEGKMEFVNSAANSPSPLPALGKYNQQNPKTELKTLPNLKRKN, from the coding sequence ATGCCAAAATATGCAAAATTCCTTAAGGAAATTCTCACGAATAGAAGGAAGATAGAGGAAGTGAAAAAGGTAGTTCTTAATGAAAACTGCTCAACTACCATGCTAAATAAGCTACCAAAGAAGAAGGGTGACCCGGGGAGTTTAACTTTGCCTTGCCAATTTGGTAACTTGGCTACCATTCATGCTTTGGCCGATTCGGGAGCAAGTGTAAAACTCATGACATATTCATTCTTCAAGAAGCTGGATCTCCCAGAACCAAGGCCAATTCGTATGGCGATTCACTTAGCAAACAAGAAAGTCACTTTTCCAAGAGGCATATGTGATGACTTACTGGTCAAGGTGGACAAGTTTGTATTTCCCGCAGATTTCATAATTCTAGATATGCAGGTGGATCCTCAAGTCCCGATCATCCTTGGAAGACCCTTCCTCAACACTGCAAGTGCTATAGTAGACATGAGGGACTCGAAGCTTACTTTATGGGTAGGAGATGATTCAGTCACTTTTGGGGTTGATCAAGCTATGAAGTATGCAAGGAATAGTTATGACATGGCATTCACAATTGACATGCTTGATAAATTAATGGAGAAATGCAAAAGTGAATATCCCAACAAGTCCACAATTTTTGATGAAGAATTTGATGCTGAAAAAGACTTAATGGAGATCGAGAGGCTGCTGGAAGAAGCTGAGTTTGAAGAATTGATGAAACAATCTGAcagatcaactcgccgagtagtgccgatctactcgccgagtccaagcgaaGGAAAAATGGAATTCGTGAATTCAGctgcaaactcgccgagtcccttacctGCACTCGGCAAGTACAACCAACAGAACCCAAAAACCGAGCTCAAAACGTTACCAAATCTAAAAAGGAAGAACTAG